ttaagtaaatataacatatacgTACAATCtgatgtaaaaaatacttaagcgAATCAGTGTTTAATAGACGTAGATTATATATTGGTTACTCGATTATATATCTGACAGGTAATAACTTGTACGAAACGGAatgacataattttactttcatttttcTGTATTATTCTACCACTTATGACACTCATACGTGTGTGTGGTGTCGCAGAGCCGGCACACTTCGAGGGCAGCGGCGGCAACGTATCatgcgtgcgcgggcgcagcgcggcgctTGTGTGTCACGCGCGTGGGGATGCGCCGCTTGCGCTGCACTGGACGCACCGTGGCACGCGCCTCGACCTCGCCTCATACAGGTCACTACATTACATTAAAAAGACCCGTACAAAATGGGGCCCCATATATCATGAAATATCTGCAAACTTTATTTGCCGAATCAAATACACAAACAACTTAGTAAATTTTTCATGTTTTGGGACCCGGCATATCGAAGCTCCGTGACATTTAGTCCGTTACGTTATCATATACTTACGCCACTGCTCCACGCTcacgaaaattattatatacctatagcacaaaatcatacatacatagttttaaacaaaaaatgagATATTCgtattccaataaaaaatatttatataataatatataaccacCTAGATATTAAACATTCTAATTGCATGTGgcgaaatgttaaaatataataatacgagTACAAGACACGTGTGTGCAGATGGACCGTGTCGGAGGTGCGCACGGCGGGCGGCGTGCGCTCCACGCTGCAGGTGCGCGCCGCCGAGCGCGCCGACGGCGGCGAGTACCGCTGCCACGCGCACAACCAGTTCGGCCGCTCCGAGCTGCTGCTGCACCTGCACGTCGAAGGTACCGCACAGTCTGCACGGCTCACTTGAACAGGTGCTATCCACCGACACTATACTTGTGACGTAGACTCCTATTCGATGAGTTCACTAAACAACGCATCTTTATCACCACTAACTCGTGGAACGGAAGCAAAAACTCCTGTCTCTACAACCCATAAGCATTACCGACCATAGGGCTCTGACCAAGTTCCTTGACTCCaggaactattttttttatcttataacaCTACCTTATGGTCGCGACATCGCccgcatgaaaaaaaaatccgggataaaaatcccgctatatattttccccaaAAAGTTTTCTATACTAAATCTTATcgaatccgttgggtagtttttaagtatattgcgtacagacaggcagacagatgcggtaGGGGACAtcgttttgtaatatattatttgaaactttttaagaagaacaattccttataaattattgttgtttaatttcaaccgtttacacagcgcaggcaacggaatcTCTCAAAAAGAATCCCATCATTGATACtttgctcctattggtcataacgtgacaTTATACTATAAGCataaccttcctcgataaatgggatATTCCacactaaaataatgtttcaattcgaactagtagtgcctgagattagcgcatttaaacaaacagactcttcaactttatataatagagcCTCCACATCCactactacaactcctgtaagctaggttcagcagtgacacgcattttataacaccgagcaGTAAAACTAGGCGAGTCTCAGGGCAAAGTGATTTGTTATCAtaccgcaacgaaattaatcaaatagaaagatagggatgagttggaaatattaattgtccacttcccttcaTAGCAAAGCAGAAGGTAAAGCaatgaactaaggaggcattttaacctcaacGATAAAACCTCAAGGAGCTTTACAACTAGATAATCCAGTAAAAAGTACCACAGACACAAACCAAACGAAAAGGTCCTATgtcatgagctgttagatttgattacagtAATAGGCATgacaaaaacgccggaaagcacgaaAATTCTCAGGTCCATAtggtatacaaccccagatatTATTTGCATACTTTTTACAATAATGTTGCAGTCTTCATGCGCGAAActacactcccaaagtacgtgaggAGTAGatcatgggcacgcaggagaatcaactagcctaaatgagaatagtttacccttaaaattaccgtGGCTGGTAAGGAATTGCGATACACAAagatctatttctagccaagttttagtTAAGCGATCGCGAACGCACggaagttatttatataaatgacgccctttcgaatACAAAagccacctacattgccattcatttaacaactcattgtgtacatcagtgtgcggtTTAAATAGTCTACTGGGTCTTAAGAGCTCACGAGACGTATGAAACTTTTTATCCATACCTCTCCgattgagtaatacatagcggcgcgacgctgtacctccgATTCGACtgggagtacacccgcgaggacaggcaatGCCTCTGTACTAAAAAGTCTATATCCAAGAATATTATCGCCAATTGTTGACTCTGGAAGctgtatataatagtataaatttataaatattttcgacaCCTTCGCGAGCCCTCAGGCTCTCATTAGGAGTTGGTTCTCGCCATTCTCGAGACCCCTGCGGCCGATAAAAGTCTATAGTACGAGATCCGCGATATCTCAGAACTAGACAATGTAGCCACCCCACATATTAGACCAGATTCCGACGGACATCAAAAAAGAAGTTTAGAGCTCCCAAAAGTCCTGCCCCTCAGCCCAAATTTACGCTAGCACTTGCCCCAGTTTGTAACCCATGGTTTCCGTCCACGGTACGTGATGACAGCCACAGGAGTCACTGCCGCCGACCTCACTCACTATTGACCGCGCAAAATTGAGAAGGCCGGGTTTAGTTGTATGCGATCCAGATGACGAGATCACTCTGCCAATCAAACGTAAGAACGAATTCTTAAAACTCCTACACTACACAAGACTGCAGATCCATCCACGCCGTTGAAGACCATCCCGTGTCCCCGCTACCCAACGAATACGGTAACGTGTAGATAGTTTTTTCATTCATCCTTTAATCGTAATGTCTTCATCCTTTTCCAATGACCAGCCTGTGCGGAGGTTCCTAACTCGTTAGTGATTTCCCCTCAGTATGGGCATTTAATTTAACGGGTTGCGACCACCTAAAGGCACTGTCGAAGTGtgggtgtgtttgtataagccggctcGTGTCAGGCTTACAAACGTTATAGCCATGTTATAAAAAAGTGTTCGTAGTTACAACAGTGTACGTGCGGTGTGCAGAACCCCCGGAGGCGCCGCGCGGCGTGCGGCTGGGCGGAGTAGGCGCGCGATGGGTGCGCGTGGAATGGCGCGCGGCCAGCGTCCACGGCCGCTACACGGCGCTGTGCACGGCGCTACACGCGCTGCCCGGCGCCGACCCGCCGCACACCACGCACAACCTCACGCTGGACGTGCCGCCAGACGACAGGTCCGTGCACactgtacaatgtacatgcCTACTGGCCTGACACCCCCGCTGCCGCCGTCACACGCCCGCTTGTGTCGCAGGGTGGAGGAGGACGGCATGCGCACGCTGGCGGCACGGCTGGACGGACTAAGGCCCGCCGTCGCGTACTCGCTGCGCCTCGCCGCCGCCAACCATGTGGGCCAGTCACCGCACTCTGAACCTTTGCTCTTCACTACACTTGATGAACGTGAGTCCCCATCGTCACGTCGAGTACATATGCTCGTTGTATAACTCACTAATTGTGATTTCATTGCTCTTTAATGACATCATTTGCAGCACCCACGGGTTCGCCGCAGAACGTTAGAGTGAGGCCGGCCAACTCCGGAGAGTTGCACGTGTCATGGTCGGTAAGTACACAAGTTTCCGTAAACAAGTCCACCAAGTTAGATGACTTGGTGTAttgcataatattgtaaaataattatgatgtgAACCCTGTCGTGTCACACAGGCGCCGCCACAAGACACTTGGAACGGCGAACTGTTGGGCTATGTGGCCTCGTGGCGCGAGCTCAGCCGTTTCGACGAGGACGACCATGATGAAGCAGGTGCGGGTGCGGGGGAGGCGCAGCGCGCGGGGAGCGCCACCGCCGGCGGCTGGAGCAGCGCCGAGCTCACGATCACCGGGTTGCGGCCCGCCGCGCGGTACGCCGTCACGCTGCGCGCGTACAACCGCGCCGGCGCCGGGCCGCCTGCGCCGCCCCTCTACGCCACCACTGCCGACGGAGGTGAGAATAAACCACTCTTATCGTGCTCATTTATCAAAACACCAACATTATTAACAAGTATCGACGACATGCAGTACCAGAGTTACCGCCGCGCCGGGTCACTTGTGAAGGTGTGTCAGCTCGCTCGGTGCGCGTGCGCTGGACACCGCCCgcgcatgcgcacgcgcacgcactGCGCGGGTACGACCTGCATCTACTACCCGTGCATTTTTCCACATGTAAGTAACGCTcgagacaaatatttatatcttaaatatttcGTCGTTTCCACCCCAACCGTGATTTTTGTTATATGCAGCGTGGAACGGCGCGGCGGAGTCGCAGGTGGCGCGCGCCAGTGTCACCGGCGAGGCGACGCTACAGAGTCTGCGCGCTGCCACCAACTACTCGGTGTGGGTGCGCGCCCGAGCGGATCGCGGCCTGGGACCGCCCTCTCCGCCCATCTACTGCTCCACGTTAGAAGACGGTTGGCAACACTCGAGTCCTTTACTCTTCaacatgatataatattttcaccataataattgtaacgttcttatattttttattacagctaTTTatcagtatatattttaatattatatttgcgaGAATACCGTTTTAAATTtcgtgtattttataattatgtcatacatttattttattattatttttattatgacctattctctttatttttattatgcacctgcctccgtcctctctacaccaccctaAGGCTGAGaaagaatgcccatggcattgaGTCCGCCCTGTATAGTGTATGCCATgtgtacaaaatgtaaataaattcgtTCTGTTCGCATCGAGCAGGGTGCTCACTTTGTTCGTCTAAGCTGTTCACATAACTTGCTGCAGCACTTAAAATTACCTATGGTAATTTTAAGTGCTGCAGCAAGTTATgtgaacatttaatttaaaaaaaaatgtgttgtgtGCATTTAGCGCCGGGCGCGGTGGAAGCGGTACGCGCGGTACCGGCGGCCGCGGACGGGGTGCGGGTCACGTGGCTTGCGCCTGCGCATCGCGCCGGTCACCTTACGCACTACACACTGTATATCCGGGAGCTCGGCAAGTACGGACATCAAAACGCAAAGCGGCGACTCTCATGCATGCGACTACTTATCCCTGCGTGAACGTTGTGTGACGTGTGTGTGAAGGGTTGGCGGCGAGTGGTCACAGCGTGTGGAGGCAGCGCCGCCGGACGGCGACGACGAGGCGTGGCGTGAGGTGCGCGGCCTGCGCGAGGGCATTGTGTACGAGTTCTGGGTGCGAGCCGCGACAGCCGCCGGTGCAGGACCCCCCTCGCGCCCCGTCACTGCCGCCCCCGCACCCGCGTGTGAGTACCGCGGCGCTCCACCTGTTCATTGGTATGATGTACTTGATGCATCTATTCGTGGAGTGTGACGTGATACATGCGCAGTGTCAGCGCGCATCTCATCGTTCGCGCGCGTGGTGTGGGCGGCGTGGGGAGCGCGGGCGCGTCTGCGGTGTGCAGCAGTAGGCGCGCCGCCGTTGCGCTGGCGTTGGTCGCCGCTGCCGCGCGCACATACACTCACCGACACTGGCGACCTCATTATACATAGTTAGTTacaaaatatcacataatatatttccattAGTAATGCTTTCCGCGTGTCGCTGCCTTTTTAGCTAGTAGGTAAAAGGCAATATGAGCAATTCCTAGGCATTACGTGAAAGCATTTATTCAGTTAAGTAGTTGAGAAATTACGAATATAATCAACTAACAGTACTAAATAATGTTTAGCATTACATGCAATGTAGGTGACCATAATGAGTTCGTAAAATGTGACATGAGCGTTACTCTGTCCCGGCCGGGGTGGCGCCAGAGGTGGAGGCGTCATCGGCGGGCAACTACACATGCTCGGTGCGCAACGGCGCAGGCGCGGATGCGGCGCTGCTGGCACTGCTCGTTCGTCGCGCCCCCGCCGCGCCTGCGCCACGCCTCGCACGCGCCGAGCCGCACGCACTGCTACTGGCGTGGGATCCACCGCCCGACACCGGCGCGCCTTTACTCAGTACGTACCATCCTTCTCCTCCCATCGCCGCATCATACATACGAATCTCAACGCTTGGTTGTTGCAGGCTACAGCGTGTGGTGGGAGCGCGcgggcggcggtggcggcggtggtggaggcggaggcggcgggTCGCGCGTGCTGCCCGCGAGCGACACGTCGCTGTGGGTGCGCGGGCTGCAGTGCGGCGCACTGTACCGCGTCACGCTGCGCGCGCACAACGCGCTCGGAGCCTCGCCGCCCTCACACGCGCTGCTCGCCGCAACAAGAGGCGACAGTGAGTCATGCCCACGTAACACATTTCATAATTTACAATTCCTGACGGAATGCATACGTATTTCATACTGCAAATTAGAGGTGCAGATACAAACTAGGCTTACATTCGGCGCCAGCGACTCGTGACAGCTCACAAAGCCCGGATGCCCAGAATACACAGTTAGCGGTTAATTAGAATTGGAACACTCTCCCTAGTGGGGACAACGACGTGCGTGACAACACGAATGACATTGCACGCTTAGATATTTATACAGGCGCCATTCGGGCGTAAGTCAAAGCAATTGATAGTACAAAACAATGACGACTTTGATTGGTAGTTACAACTGCGAGAGCGTAATTCGTTGACTTTATAACCAAAGAATAATAAGAAAAACTAGTAACGTTAAAAGAATATAGGCAATAATTGGAAACGTCACAACCGGTTAAAACGACTCCTGTTATAGCGACGgatcggttataacgactaaataGTACGGTccctttaaataaatgcatattaaaagtattatcgTTAATAACGAGTATGGAATAATATAACGTCCAAATTCGGTGGTCCCTTCAATGTTGCTATGGCCGGTTTTCACTGTGTATAtggcttttgttcgcggcttcgcccgcgagaaggagttttccgggatgaaagttCCGCTTGTGCATTGTagaaaaagtatccgatttaattatatttatggctcactattttatttattcagtctAACGGTTTAGCTAGCGTAAGCCCagatagcaatttttatttcgacttacttgatatgtatcgttatgttatgaccaaattacacaaaatcattataaattgtaacctatgtgttacaatttataatgatatattactgtaaagtttcatccaaatcctttcagtagtttt
The sequence above is a segment of the Manduca sexta isolate Smith_Timp_Sample1 unplaced genomic scaffold, JHU_Msex_v1.0 HiC_scaffold_995, whole genome shotgun sequence genome. Coding sequences within it:
- the LOC115451483 gene encoding Down syndrome cell adhesion molecule-like protein Dscam2, coding for SAPELHYTFIEQALRPGGAVSLRCAASGSPAPRFTWLLDDQPLDQYRAQHRYFISQESSANGDVVSVLNMTAAAATDGGRYTCRAHNQLGRAAHSARLNIYGPPSIRALGPVRVVAGANATLYCPYAGYPIRSIEVHLWDHSSYTHQHSDSISWWRRGASVAVGGAGRVAARGAELRLTPALPADAGHYACAVAAPAGPAARQDIEIQVRNPPKISPFMFSSELTEGSSVQVLCGVSSGDKPMYFSWVKDGAPLPANLQIEEKSLNEFSLLMFSELTARHSGDYTCRVSNHAATVNYTATLNVKVAPAWVTEPLDAAVLLGAPLLLHCAASGHPPPTLVWYRRIGEVSAVGPDNGEQWEAVRGAEWGGGVAGVVGSAGEAVAESSLRASNGTLAAGAAARAHQGLYRCAADNGVGPPLLKHVNITVHEPAHFEGSGGNVSCVRGRSAALVCHARGDAPLALHWTHRGTRLDLASYRWTVSEVRTAGGVRSTLQVRAAERADGGEYRCHAHNQFGRSELLLHLHVEEPPEAPRGVRLGGVGARWVRVEWRAASVHGRYTALCTALHALPGADPPHTTHNLTLDVPPDDRVEEDGMRTLAARLDGLRPAVAYSLRLAAANHVGQSPHSEPLLFTTLDEPPTGSPQNVRVRPANSGELHVSWSAPPQDTWNGELLGYVASWRELSRFDEDDHDEAGAGAGEAQRAGSATAGGWSSAELTITGLRPAARYAVTLRAYNRAGAGPPAPPLYATTADGVPELPPRRVTCEGVSARSVRVRWTPPAHAHAHALRGYDLHLLPVHFSTSWNGAAESQVARASVTGEATLQSLRAATNYSVWVRARADRGLGPPSPPIYCSTLEDGWQHSSPLLFNMI